In Mauremys reevesii isolate NIE-2019 linkage group 14, ASM1616193v1, whole genome shotgun sequence, a single window of DNA contains:
- the PVRIG gene encoding transmembrane protein PVRIG isoform X1 — protein MAGPGSFPLIALLLSQCLDTGTSKAGLKLWAEDPMALGSPLQLHCAFPGQEHITLVSWWRWGQNWSREDLAVIHPTHGANVFPAVQGRLWVTNVSHDGQVGLTVPSLDLQHNDTRYCCKFSTFPTGVSEQCLQVLIPEPAADPSPAPHSLGSTFLRPDVLGTLGTGGFFLLGSVLLLGHLLREWARRRRKLKVSHPHPDLPSSQETPMALWVQQGLPGRRSSFSAPYVLINLDYFTPQSSATAYGGALPPKVPPRPGRDKGQGPGQSRAVRWEQGREEQCSDLTLTSFPSGRGAPQSSRDRPASAKTGRCPPLVPRAGSHGWNRPLPEPPAPEPS, from the exons ATGGCCGGGCCCGGCAGCTTCCCGCTCATCGCCCTGCTCCTCAGCCAGTGCCTGGACACCg GGACCAGCAAGGCAGGGCTGAAGCTCTGGGCCGAGGACCCCATGGCCCTGGGGTCCCCCCTGCAGCTTCACTGCGCCTTCCCGGGCCAGGAGCACATCACCCTGGTGAGCTGGTGGCGCTGGGGCCAGAACTGGAGCCGTGAGGACCTGGCCGTGATACACCCCACGCACGGGGCCAACGTGTTCCCCGCTGTCCAGGGCCGCCTGTGGGTCACCAACGTGTCCCACGACGGGCAGGTGGGGCTCACGGTGCCCAGCCTGGACCTGCAGCACAACGACACCCGCTACTGCTGCAAGTTCTCCACCTTCCCTACCGGCGTGTCGGAGCAGTGCCTGCAGGTCCTGATCCCCGAGCCCG ccgcTGACCCCTCCCCGGCCCCCCACTCCTTGGGCAGCACCTTCCTGCGCCCCGACGTGCTGGGGACGCTGGGCACCGGGGGCTTCTTCCTGCTGGGGAGCGTCCTGCTGCTGGGGCACCTCCTGCGGGAGTGGGCAAGGAGGCGGAG gAAGCTAAAGGTCTCTCATCCCCACCCCGACCTGCCCAGCTCTCAG GAGACCCCCATGGCGctgtgggtgcagcaggggctgccggGCCGGCGTAGCTCTTTCTCCGCCCCCTACGTGCTCATCAACTTGGACTATTTCACCCCCCAGTCCAGCGCCACAGCCTAcgggggggccctgccccccaaggTACCCCCCCGGCCTGGCCGGGACAAAGGACAGGGcccggggcagagcagggccgtgcgctgggagcaggggcgcgAGGAGCAGTGCTCGGACCTGACGCTGACTTCCTTCCCCTCGGGACGCGGCGCCCCGCAAAGCTCCAGGGACCGTCCCGCCTCTGCGAAGACAGGACGCTGTCCGCCCCTCGTGCCGCGCGCGGGATCCCATGGCTGGAACCGACCCCTCCCGGAGCCGCCCGCCCCGGAGCCGTCGTGA
- the LOC120381545 gene encoding paired immunoglobulin-like type 2 receptor alpha, which yields MSRELLLLLLSLVGAAAQKPGYTITQPESLSAPAGGSVTLPCAFTYPPEIEPLQDLRVHWRRGGFHGEVIYNHTEGLTHPDYRGRIALVGDPRGSRTASIRIDRLRESDASEYVCQVWALRNDGQWEQWRGLPGTQLTVTVREAPSPTDSTRHPEMVTTGTGGAERTYPRRIDTVHLVLIGLVLLLSKAGIPIVVFALGRWLGCGHGSESVTEQVPRSEAPSASRFELTSLAQSPSPGIPGE from the exons ATGAgccgggagctgctgctgctgctgctgtccctgGTGGGGG cagctgcccagaaaCCCGGGTACACAATAACCCAGCCCGAGTCCCTGTCGGCGCCGGCCGGGGGCTCCGTCACCCTGCCCTGCGCCTTCACCTACCCCCCCGAGATCGAGCCGCTGCAGGACCTCCGGGTTCACTGGAGACGAGGCGGGTTCCATGGCGAGGTTATCTACAATCACACCGAGGGGCTCACCCACCCGGATTACAGGGGCCGCATCGCCCTGGTCGGAGACCCGCGGGGGAGCCGAACGGCCTCGATCCGCATCGACCGGCTGCGGGAGTCGGACGCCAGCGAGTACGTCTGCCAAGTTTGGGCGCTGAGGAACGATGGCCAATGGGAGCAATGGCGCGGCCTCCCTGGGACCCAACTCACGGTGACAG TGCGggaagctcccagccccacagacagcACCCGGCACCCGGAAATGGTCACAACTGGCACAGGGGGTGCCGAGAGAACCTACCCCCGACGCATCGACACTGTTCACCTCGTCCTCATCGGCCTCGTCCTGCTGCTCTCCAAGGCCGGCATCCCCATTGTGGTCTTTGCCCTGGGCCGGTGGCTGGGCTGCGGTCATGGCTCAGAAAGCGTCACCGAGCAGGTGCCCAGGAGTGAGGCACCGTCAGCATCACGATTTGAACTCACCTCCCTGGCACAGAGCCCTTCGCCAGGCATCCCCGGGGAATGA
- the PVRIG gene encoding transmembrane protein PVRIG isoform X2, protein MALGSPLQLHCAFPGQEHITLVSWWRWGQNWSREDLAVIHPTHGANVFPAVQGRLWVTNVSHDGQVGLTVPSLDLQHNDTRYCCKFSTFPTGVSEQCLQVLIPEPAADPSPAPHSLGSTFLRPDVLGTLGTGGFFLLGSVLLLGHLLREWARRRRKLKVSHPHPDLPSSQETPMALWVQQGLPGRRSSFSAPYVLINLDYFTPQSSATAYGGALPPKVPPRPGRDKGQGPGQSRAVRWEQGREEQCSDLTLTSFPSGRGAPQSSRDRPASAKTGRCPPLVPRAGSHGWNRPLPEPPAPEPS, encoded by the exons ATGGCCCTGGGGTCCCCCCTGCAGCTTCACTGCGCCTTCCCGGGCCAGGAGCACATCACCCTGGTGAGCTGGTGGCGCTGGGGCCAGAACTGGAGCCGTGAGGACCTGGCCGTGATACACCCCACGCACGGGGCCAACGTGTTCCCCGCTGTCCAGGGCCGCCTGTGGGTCACCAACGTGTCCCACGACGGGCAGGTGGGGCTCACGGTGCCCAGCCTGGACCTGCAGCACAACGACACCCGCTACTGCTGCAAGTTCTCCACCTTCCCTACCGGCGTGTCGGAGCAGTGCCTGCAGGTCCTGATCCCCGAGCCCG ccgcTGACCCCTCCCCGGCCCCCCACTCCTTGGGCAGCACCTTCCTGCGCCCCGACGTGCTGGGGACGCTGGGCACCGGGGGCTTCTTCCTGCTGGGGAGCGTCCTGCTGCTGGGGCACCTCCTGCGGGAGTGGGCAAGGAGGCGGAG gAAGCTAAAGGTCTCTCATCCCCACCCCGACCTGCCCAGCTCTCAG GAGACCCCCATGGCGctgtgggtgcagcaggggctgccggGCCGGCGTAGCTCTTTCTCCGCCCCCTACGTGCTCATCAACTTGGACTATTTCACCCCCCAGTCCAGCGCCACAGCCTAcgggggggccctgccccccaaggTACCCCCCCGGCCTGGCCGGGACAAAGGACAGGGcccggggcagagcagggccgtgcgctgggagcaggggcgcgAGGAGCAGTGCTCGGACCTGACGCTGACTTCCTTCCCCTCGGGACGCGGCGCCCCGCAAAGCTCCAGGGACCGTCCCGCCTCTGCGAAGACAGGACGCTGTCCGCCCCTCGTGCCGCGCGCGGGATCCCATGGCTGGAACCGACCCCTCCCGGAGCCGCCCGCCCCGGAGCCGTCGTGA
- the LOC120381540 gene encoding paired immunoglobulin-like type 2 receptor beta, translating into MSGAGVASAGARSRELLRLLRSLVGAVAQDPRYTVTQPMSLSAPAGGSVTLPCAFTYPREIEPLRDLRVYWRRGGYHGPFIYNHTEGFTLPDYGGRITLVGDPQGNRTASICINWLWKSDASEYVCHIRVQKNDGQWFQWRGNPGTRLTVTAPSPTDSMRHPEMVTTGVGRTYHQRIDAVILVLIGLILLLFKAGIFIVVFAMRWRLGWGHGSESVTGRVPRSDAPSASGFELTSLVQSPSPGIPGE; encoded by the exons ATGAGCGGGGCCGGAGTCGCCTCCGCTGGGGCCCGGAGCCGGGAGCTGCTGCGGCTGCTGCGGTCCCTGGTGGGGG CGGTTGCCCAGGATCCCCGGTACACGGTAACCCAGCCCATGTCCCTGTCGGCGCCGGCCGGGGGCTCCGTCACCCTGCCCTGCGCCTTCACCTACCCCCGCGAGATCGAGCCGCTGCGGGACCTCCGGGTTTACTGGAGACGAGGCGGGTACCATGGCCCGTTTATTTACAATCACACCGAGGGGTTCACCCTCCCGGATTACGGGGGCCGCATCACGCTGGTCGGGGACCCGCAGGGGAACCGAACGGCCTCGATCTGCATCAACTGGCTGTGGAAGTCGGACGCCAGCGAGTACGTCTGCCACATCAGGGTGCAGAAGAACGATGGCCAATGGTTCCAATGGCGCGGTAACCCTGGGACCAGACTCACGGTGACAG ctcccagccccacagacagcATGCGGCACCCAGAAATGGTCACAACTGGCGTGGGGAGAACCTACCACCAACGCATCGACGCCGTAATCCTCGTCCTCATCGGCCTCATCCTGCTGCTTTTCAAGGCCGGCATCTTCATCGTGGTCTTTGCCATGCgctggcggctgggctggggtcacGGCTCAGAGAGCGTCACCGGGAGGGTGCCCAGGAGCGACGCACCGTCAGCATCAGGATTTGAACTCACCTCCCTGGTGCAGAGCCCTTCGCCAGGCATCCCCGGGGAATGA
- the LOC120381951 gene encoding basic proline-rich protein-like, whose protein sequence is MPCDSCQCLGDAMLGVLGLLVVLCVGLNTSSLLWLHLRPLVQHLLHLCTPKLDALSRPAAPPARPRSPPAVPGAWGASSPTEAGRRPRPGAHLSSRRPPASAPPSLKMEEPGARPGACPAVPHKLGGHTAPRPAHRARVYVSPGWSPPPPSPGGVSSEGWQGGSVCPPSPSFACWNREGSGVLH, encoded by the exons ATGCCCTGCGACTCCTGCCAGTGCCTGGGCGACGCCATGCTGGGGGTCCTGGGGCTGCTGGTGGTGCTGTGTGTGGGGCTGAACACGAGCAGCCTG ctctggctgcaCCTGAGACCCCTTGTCCAGCATCTGCTCCACCTCTGCACCCCAAAAT TGGACGCTCTGAGCAGACCAGCCGCCCCCCCGGCCaggccccgcagccccccagcagtGCCAGGAGCTTGGGGGGCCTCCAGCCCCACGGAGGCCGGCCGAAGACCCCGCCCGGGGGCCCATCTCAGCTCCCGACGCCCCCCGGCCAGCGCCCCCCCCAGCCTGAAGATGGAGGAGCCCGGGGCCCGTCCTGGAGCCTGCCCGGCCGTGCCCCACAAGCTGGGGGGCCACACGGCCCCACGCCCTGCCCACCGCGCCCGCGTCTATGTGAGCCCCGGCTGGAGCCCGCCGCCCCCCAGCCCGGGCGGGGTCAGCTCcgagggctggcaggggggctccgtgtgcccccccagcccctccttcgCCTGCTGGAACCGGGAGGGTTCGGGGGTCCTGCACTAG